The following proteins are co-located in the Natator depressus isolate rNatDep1 chromosome 4, rNatDep2.hap1, whole genome shotgun sequence genome:
- the LOC141986289 gene encoding all-trans-retinol dehydrogenase [NAD(+)] ADH4-like, which produces MSTVGKVIKCKAAIAWEAGNPFSIEEVEVAPPKEHEIRVKIVATGVCRTDAHAVSLSFKEGLFPVILGHEGAGVVESTGPGVTTFKPGDKVIPLYVPQCGQCKFCLNPKTNLCEKISKIKTPISDQDLMPDGTSRFTCKGKQIYHFMGTSTFSEYTVVAETSLVKIDAAAPLDKVCLMGCGFSTGYGSALNTAKVEPGSTCAVFGLGGVGLSAVIGCKAAGASRIFAIDINNDKFSLAKQLGATDCLNPQDFKKPIQEVITEMSNGGVDFAIECIGNVAVMKAALECTMVGWGTCTIVGVAPGGQSIPVSPMQLIMGKKINATFFGGWKTVDSIPKLVSDYMGKKFNLDALVTYTLPLDKINDAFDLMYEGKSIRTVLVF; this is translated from the exons GTTATTAAATGCAAGGCAGCCATTGCCTGGGAAGCAGGGAACCCCTTTTCTATTGAGGAGGTTGAAGTCGCCCCACCCAAAGAACATGAAATTCGAGTTAAG ATTGTTGCCACGGGGGTGTGCCGTACTGATGCTCATGCTGTTAGCCTCAGTTTTAAGGAGggtctttttccagtcatcctggGCCACGAAGGAGCAGGAGTTGTGGAGAGCACTGGACCAGGAGTGACTACATTTAAACCAG GTGACAAGGTTATCCCACTCTACGTCCCTCAGTGTGGCCAATGCAAGTTCTGCTTGAATCCAAAGACCAACCTTTGCGAAAAGATCAG CAAAATTAAAACACCTATTTCTGATCAAGACCTGATGCCTGACGGTACCAGCAGGTTCACCTGCAAAGGGAAGCAGATTTACCACTTCATGGGGACTAGCACCTTCTCTGAATACACCGTTGTAGCGGAAACCTCTCTTGTCAAAATTgatgctgctgctcctctggATAAAGTCTGTCTGATGGGCTGTGGATTTTCCACAGGTTATGGGTCTGCCCTCAATACTGCCAAG GTGGAACCTGGGTCTACTTGTGCTGTATTTGGCTTGGGAGGAGTCGGCCTGTCAGCTGTCATAGGCTGTAAAGCTGCTGGAGCTTCCCGGATCTTTGCAATTGACATCAACAACGATAAATTTTCATTGGCAAAACAGTTAGGAGCCACTGACTGCCTCAATCCTCAGGATTTCAAGAAGCCCATTCAGGAGGTTATAACTGAAATGAGCAATGGTGGTGTTGATTTTGCCATTGAATGCATCGGTAACGTTGCTGTCATG AAAGCTGCCCTGGAGTGCACCATGGTGGGCTGGGGAACTTGTACAATCGTTGGAGTGGCTCCGGGTGGACAAtcaatccctgtttctccaatGCAGCTGATAatgggaaagaaaataaatgccaCTTTCTTTGGAG GTTGGAAGACCGTAGATTCTATACCAAAGCTGGTGTCTGATTATATGGGAAAGAAATTCAATTTGGATGCCTTGGTGACATACACTCTGCCACTCGACAAAATCAATGATGCTTTTGATCTTATGTATGAGGGGAAGAG CATCAGAACCGTCTTGGTTTTCTAA